GCCGATCGTCTATCTGAGCTACGGCGCGCTCGGCCTCGGCTCGCTCGACGTACCGACGCGCACCGTCGTCGCGGCGTTCGAGTGGGGTGCCTACTTGGGCGAGGAGGGCCTCAAGCACGGCATCCGAGCGAAGGTATCGGGCTTCCGGCGGGCAACCGTCGACTCGTTCCTGGCCAAGGGCAAGCTGTGCGGGCAGTACGTCACCAATATCCTCGCCAAGCGCGACGCGCTCAAGAGCGGCTACGACGAAGCGATCATGCTCGGAGCCGACGGACTCGTCGCCGAGGCAACCGGCGAGAACGTGTTCATGGTCAAGCGCGGGGTCGTCCGCACGCCGCCGACGACGGCGTCGATCCTCGGCGGGATCACGCGCGACACGTGCATTCAACTGTTGCGGGAACTCGGCTACGAGCTGCGCGAGCAGTCGTTCACGCGCGACGAGCTGTGGACCGCCGACGAGGTGTTCATGTGCGGCACCGCCGCAGAGGTCACGCCGGTGCGCGAAATCGACGACCGCCGCATCGGCAACGGCGAGCCCGGCCCGGTGACCCGCCGCTTGCAGGATCGCTTCTTTGCGATCGTCAAAGGCGACGACAGCGACCACGACCGCTGGCTCACCTACGTATAGGCCTCCCGTCGCTGCCGAGACGTCCGCGCCGACACCGTAGAGGCTGTGCGGGAGAGCGGAGCGGTCCGCGGGCCGGAGCGCGGCCGTCCTCGCCAACCTGCTCGCGTCCCCCTCGATGGCGGTGCGCGTCGTCGCGTTCCTGTGCGACGTCGGCTTCCATCCGCATCGACGGATGCCAGCCGGAGCAGCTTACACGCGCGCGCGGCGCAGCCGCAGCGCGTTGCTAATCACCGACACCGAACTCAAGCTCATCGCGGCCGCGGCAATCACGGGCGACAGCAGCAGGCCGAACGCCGGATAGAGCACGCCCGCGGCGATGGGCACGCCGAGGCTGTTGTACGCGAACGCGAACACCAGGTTCTGGCGAATGTTGGCCATCGTGAGGCGCGACAGCCGGCGCGCGCGCACGATACCGCGCAGATCGCCCTTGACCAGCGTCACCGCCGCGCTCTCCATCGCGACGTCGGTGCCGGTGCCCATGGCAATACCGACGTCGGCGCGCGCGAGTGCCGGGGCGTCGTTGACGCCGTCGCCGGCCATGGCGACGACGTGCCCCTCCGCCTGCAGCCGCGCGACGACATCGGCCTTTTGATCCGGCAACACCTCGGCGACGACCTCGTCGATCCCGAGTTCGGCGGCGACGGCGCGCGCGGTGGTCGCGCTGTCGCCGGTGAGCATCACGATCCGGACGCCCTCGGCGTGCAGCGCGGCGATCGCCTCGCGCGTCGTCGGTTTGATCGGATCGGCGACGGCGACGGCGCCTGCCGCGCGCCCGTCGACCGCGGCGAACAACACCGTCTCGCCGCGCGCGCGCCGCGCCTCCGCCTGGCTGTCGAGCGGGCCGAGGTCCACTCCGAGGTCGTGCATGAGCGCGCGATTGCCGAGCGCCACTTCCCGGCCGTCGACGCGCCCGCGCACGCCCTTGCCCGTGATCGACTCGAACGAGTCGGCCGGCGCCGGCTCGAGGCCTCGGTCGCGCGCGCCGGCGACGATCGCCGCAGCCAACGGATGCTCGCTGGCGCGCTCGAGCCCGGCGGCCCACCGCAGCAGGTCGTCGGCCGACACGCCGCCCGACGTGTCGACGCCGGCCAGCGCCGGCCGCCCCTCGGTCAGGGTGCCGGTCTTGTCCACCACGAGCGTATCGACGTCGCGCAACCGCTCAATCGCCTCGGCGTCGCGAAACAGCACGCCCATGGTGGCGCCCTTGCCGGTCGCGACCATGATCGACATCGGCGTCGCGAGCCCGAGCGCGCACGGACACGCGATGATGAGCACCGCGACCGCGTTGACCAGGGCGTGCGCCATGCGCGGCTCCGGGCCGAACGCAGCCCACGCGACAAACGTTGCAACGGCAACCGCAACCACCGCGGGCACGAAGTACCCGGCGACGACGTCGGCAAGCCGCTGGATCGGCGCGCGGCTGCGCTGGGCCTGCGCGACCATGTCGACGATGCGCGCCAGCAGCGTGTCCGCCCCGACCTTGTCCGCCCGAATCACGAGCGTTCCCGTGCCGTTGACGGTTCCGCCGACGACCGGATCGCCCGGCCCCTTGTCGACCGGGATCGGCTCGCCGGTCACCATCGACTCATCGACCGCGCTACCGCCCTCGAGCACGACGCCGTCGACCGGGATCTTCTCGCCGGGACGTACGCGCAGGCGATCGCCGACGCGGACGTCGTCGAGCGGGACGTCGTGCTCGCTGCCGTCGTCGGCGATGCGGCGCGCGGTCGCCGGCTGCAGTCCGAGCAGCCGCTCGATCGCCTCGCCGGTGCGCGCGCGTGCGCGCAGCTCCAGTACCTGACCGACGAGAATCAGCGTGACGATCACTGCCGACGCTTCGAAGTACACCGCCACCTGACCGCCGTGGCGGAACGACGCGGGAAACAGGTCCGGCGCCAGCGTGGCGACCACGCTGTAGACGAACGCCACGCTCACGCCCAGTCCGATGAGCGTGAACATGTTCGGGCTGCGGTTTCGCACCGACGCCACCGCGCGCTGGTAAAACGGCCAGGCGATCCACGTGCACACCGGTGTGGCGAGGACGAGCTCGAGCCAAACCCGCCACCGCGGCGACAGCAGGCGAGAGATCGGCGCGCCGGGCAGCATGTCGCCCATCGACACGATCAACAGCGGCACCGCGAGCGCGGCGGCCACCCACAGCCGCCGCGTCATGTCGCGCAACTCGGGGTTGTCCGCCGGGGCGGTGACCGTGCGCGGTTCGAGCGCCATGCCGCACGTCGGGCACGCGCCCGGCCGGTCGCTCACCACCTCCGGGTGCATCGGGCAGATCCATTCGGTGCGCGCGCGGCGCGCGGGCGCGGCCGGTTCGAGCGCCATGCCGCAGCTCGGACACGCCGCGGGTCCGTCGCTGCGCACCTCCGGACACATCGGGCAGACGTACTCGACGCCGGGCGCCGCCGCCTCCGGCGCGCGCTCCGCTCGCTCCGCGCGCGGCGCCGCGTACCGCGACGGGTCCGCCGCGAACTTGTCCCGGCACCCCGCGCAGCAAAACCGCACCGTCTGCCCCTCGTGCTCCACCGACGGCGCGTCCGCACGCGTCACCTTCATCCCGCACACCGGGTCCGTCCACTCCGCTTCCGGCGCGGACGGCGCACCGCCATGTCGTGAGCATTCGCCGGACATGGCCGATGCATACCGCGTTTTCGCGCGCGCGGCCTCCGGTGCTCGCCGCGCGGCCTACGATCCCGGGTGTCGGAGCACGAACGCCGCGGCCTACGATCCCTGGTCCGGGGGCACGAACGCCGGGATCTCGACCTCGATGTCGAGCGATTGCTGCTTGGGCTCCGGCGTCACGGTCACCGGCGCACAGTAGATCGCCAGATTATCTCCCTCGCGCTCCATGTAGTCGATCGTCGGCTGCATCCCCTGCACCTCCGCCGGGTAGGGCGCCGCGCACACGGTGTACTCGCCGGGCGACAGGTCGCGAATCGTGGTCGGCCGGCCACCGATCGACATCCCGAACGACGAGAACCCACCGGCTCGGTTTGCGATCTCGATCGACAACTCGCGCGCGGTCGTCGCGCGCACCTCCCCCTGCACCGCGAACACCTGCGCGAACCGAAGCTCGCCGTTTTTCGCGCGCAGGTTGACGACCAGTTCGACGTCGCCCTGACCGATCTCGAGCGCTACGGTGGTGGTCTGGTTGGACGCGATCGTGACCGACTTGCCGTCGTGGAAGCCCATGCCGCGCATCGGGTTGCCGCCGGTCATCGCCGACACCATATACGACCCGGGCGCGAGCCGGTCGAAGCGGAAGCGGCCGTCGGCGCCGGTCGCCACGCCGAAGATCGCGCCCGGCACGGTCTGCGATTGACAGCTCACCCGGATGCCGTCGGCCGGCTTGCCGCCGATCGTCACGATCCCCTCGAG
This is a stretch of genomic DNA from Deltaproteobacteria bacterium. It encodes these proteins:
- a CDS encoding branched-chain amino acid transaminase produces the protein MGLQKVEKIWVDGKLVNWDDATEHVLAHTLHYGLGAFEGIRAYRRADGRTAVFRLDEHIDRLFESCHIATIDVPYTRDDIKQACLEVLRVNGLSSAYLRPIVYLSYGALGLGSLDVPTRTVVAAFEWGAYLGEEGLKHGIRAKVSGFRRATVDSFLAKGKLCGQYVTNILAKRDALKSGYDEAIMLGADGLVAEATGENVFMVKRGVVRTPPTTASILGGITRDTCIQLLRELGYELREQSFTRDELWTADEVFMCGTAAEVTPVREIDDRRIGNGEPGPVTRRLQDRFFAIVKGDDSDHDRWLTYV
- a CDS encoding heavy metal translocating P-type ATPase — its product is MSGECSRHGGAPSAPEAEWTDPVCGMKVTRADAPSVEHEGQTVRFCCAGCRDKFAADPSRYAAPRAERAERAPEAAAPGVEYVCPMCPEVRSDGPAACPSCGMALEPAAPARRARTEWICPMHPEVVSDRPGACPTCGMALEPRTVTAPADNPELRDMTRRLWVAAALAVPLLIVSMGDMLPGAPISRLLSPRWRVWLELVLATPVCTWIAWPFYQRAVASVRNRSPNMFTLIGLGVSVAFVYSVVATLAPDLFPASFRHGGQVAVYFEASAVIVTLILVGQVLELRARARTGEAIERLLGLQPATARRIADDGSEHDVPLDDVRVGDRLRVRPGEKIPVDGVVLEGGSAVDESMVTGEPIPVDKGPGDPVVGGTVNGTGTLVIRADKVGADTLLARIVDMVAQAQRSRAPIQRLADVVAGYFVPAVVAVAVATFVAWAAFGPEPRMAHALVNAVAVLIIACPCALGLATPMSIMVATGKGATMGVLFRDAEAIERLRDVDTLVVDKTGTLTEGRPALAGVDTSGGVSADDLLRWAAGLERASEHPLAAAIVAGARDRGLEPAPADSFESITGKGVRGRVDGREVALGNRALMHDLGVDLGPLDSQAEARRARGETVLFAAVDGRAAGAVAVADPIKPTTREAIAALHAEGVRIVMLTGDSATTARAVAAELGIDEVVAEVLPDQKADVVARLQAEGHVVAMAGDGVNDAPALARADVGIAMGTGTDVAMESAAVTLVKGDLRGIVRARRLSRLTMANIRQNLVFAFAYNSLGVPIAAGVLYPAFGLLLSPVIAAAAMSLSSVSVISNALRLRRARV